From Mugil cephalus isolate CIBA_MC_2020 chromosome 4, CIBA_Mcephalus_1.1, whole genome shotgun sequence:
GTTAAGATCATTTTATGTGGAAGAATCTCCTGACTGACTGCAAAATGGGAAAACTCCTCACAGGTAAATATGACTCACTATTTCTATCAATTAATTCCTCCACTAATTCCAAATATAGCAGTCAACAAAAGGGTTAttaattggggaaaaaaatgaagaattgGAAGGACAATGGAGTAAATAAGCCTCGTCACATACTTTCTAATAAAAATTGGAAAATTTTGATTAATTATAATATTCCAAAGAGTGGGGTAAGCTGCAAAATAGCATtcacacatttgaaaatgttcttCACAGTTGTGacctgaaaaataatttaattgtgGTATTCAACTCTAAATGATAGCATTGGTGATCATTATGTAATAGTACCGTATGATTGTGTGATTTGGGCGTGCACAGACGTCACTTCCGCCTGGgaccacgccccctgagtggcaaaaacgtggtgaaatttatcagtaaatacaacgagaccgggaaaatgtggattatcagatcaaattaaggacaactggactcgacaatgacccatatgaactagtatggatttggaaaagtggattagcctcagttccagttagtttaagttatttttacgtcatttcagttatgacaaatgtagctaaataaaagatgctaacgctaagagcttcactgataAGTAACGTTAgacatacaatactgtagcgttaaaaggatcacaatattcactttattgttttattgttattaattgttggaactgaaatagttactgtcggccgtaactacgacaaaacaacaacatcctcaaacttatctgacagccctccacaaaatacagcataaattaataatacctgacactaaatgtgaaccacaacaccaggttgcTGTGCCTGTGTccagttctttgtttttaattagttttataatttagacgctattaaagtctatgattcaagctaatgttgCTAATCTCCGTGATCAGACTTcactggctgtgacgtcacgtgtcCCCCTCAAACAGAGAATAcaacatgtttcatttgttgtcGTTTACACTAActtgcagtgtaatttttgttCCAGCTCTGGGCATCTTGCTCATTCTACAAATAGGTAAGTATTTGTTGTGAATGATACTTTTCCTCCGTACGACCAAGGTTTCTGAAACAGTCACTGAGCATCACTGACCACCTGTCACTCCTCCGTCTGCCTGCAGCGTCCTCCACTAAGCTGGTCTGCCACATGACCAACTGGGCCCAGTACAGACCCGGCGCTGCCAAATTCACCCCGGACAACATTGACCCGTTCCTGTGCACCCACATCGTCTACGCTCAGGCCTCCATCAACAGCTTGAACCAGATCAGCACCGTGGAGCGGAACGATGAGCAGCAGTACGGCCGACTCAACGGCCTCAAGAGGGTGTGAGTTCACACGgcctcacacacattcagacaagTCTGCAGctacagaacagaatagaatagaatagacatcaacataacaccaaaatcaacataagtaatgatacgatacaatttatttttggtcatatataacacaaacaagaaacagctgtctgtgcaaaaacaactgacagtaaaagaaaaaataaaaccctaaatTTATTGTGACACAATTGATTTCACACACAAATTGACTAAAAAGTGGAATAGGCTGAAACAGTAGCTTATTATTGCCCATCCTGTACAAAACATTAGACAACCCCATCCATCAGTGGTGCATGAgaatgaaaagtaaacaaacaaaaataaaacagcttctGATTTACATTCAACTATTGCATATTCCATACTCctgaattattttacattttaaggcTTTTCTTAAAGTCACCAGTGAGCATCTAGACGATTCTATAGGTTCTCACTTTGCATGtttcaaaaatacacaacactcTTAAATTATAATTTCCTTCTATTAATAGCAGCAGTAAGAAAAGTGcaaatttaagactttaaggTAATATGTGTAAGACTGTAttaatgtgcatgtgtctgcaaATAGAGTGACAatagtgaaaaaagaaaaatgtctgagTAGTGACTATGTAAAGTTAACTAAATCTTCTAAATCGTTCCTTTAAACCAGAGTTCTTGACCCAAACTATTTTTGTGTCGCTTCTTAACGCATGAAATCAGGCAAAATTATTACTAATAATTTCCCTCTTTTACTAATTTTATCAcacaaagatggaggaggaggatgaaaatacaatcatatcatctgtattaatgtttcattttatgtcCCTCTATCTGCTTCTAGTAATCCTGTACTAAAGACTCTGCTTTCTGTGGGAGGAACAGTCAATGGATTGAACCCGTAAGTTTCAGTTTAACGCCTCTTTTCACTCAGACGTCAACAACTTTGGTCCAACGTTGTATCGACAGTTGTTGAGTGTTTGTTTCATCCGAACAGATTCACTGCTGTGGTTGCCAAAGCTGAGGGACGTGCGACCTTCATTAAATCTGCCATCAGCTTCCTGCGCACACATAACTTTGACGGGTTGAATCTGGCCTGGAATCATCCTGGACACAACGGGAGCCCGGAGGACGATAAGCAGAGCTTCACTCTGCTGGTCACGGTAAACATCCCTCGCTTTCCTTCCATGTTCTACATGTTCAAATGCACATCTCTTCATTTTTTGTTGGTTGAATTTTGAGACACAATAACAACCGGACAGGTAAACCTCCAGCCAGGGCCGTCACTAGGCTTTAAGGTCAGGGAGGCTCAGCCCCTCAGGACGTAAACAGGATGTGAGCGAACGTAGCACGAGAATTtcacaaacagcaaacaaagactgagaatttattatttgtattattattactattattattattatttttattattattattattattattattattattatttcagtctgtttccaGCAGCATGTAATTAGCATTAAGTCAGGAGCCACACAGAAAACTCCAAACGCAAATACTTGAGCAGTGTCATAAtacacaaccacaaaaaaatagatCAGTAGAACATGGGCACTGGTCATCCAAAGATAGCTTGAAATTGATTATTGGCtataaagaaataatttcaaaaaaaaaaaaaaaaaagcaaaaaagacaaGCTTGGATTTTTACACTCATAATTATCTTtacacatttaatgtttaattcaacgtctctaaatatatgtattcattgtttttttgttttttgtttgtttaatatttaatgacttttccttaTTGAATATGCATGATACAATAATATTATTCTCGATTATAGttgtgataatgtttttttattgataacAAGAATAATGTATTtagaaataattaaacacaTCTCTGTCCAGTTCCAGGTCAGTCAATGAGATTTTATGGTGATTTGCATATTTCTCCATAATCGTGTAAAATGCTCATATTCATCTGGAGGTTTAAGTTGCTGGGGTCAAGGATAAAAAGTGTTTTGAAGGTAACAGGAGCGTTTGTGTTGGTCCCGTCCACAGGAGCTGTTCGAGGCTTTCAGGGACGAGGCCAGAGAAAACAGGAGGACTCCACTGCTGCTGTCGGCCAGTGTTGGGTCCCTCATCCCAACCATTGACAAAGCCTACGAGGTCGACAAGATAGTATCGTAAGCTGGattccacttcagtcactggaTACATTCATACACATTTCTACCAGAGTTCTTCCTATTGTTCAGTCTAttctgtgtcaaaataaaaaacgatCATTCTGCTGACAGAGCCTTGGACTTCATCAACGTCATGAATTTTGACTTCCACGGATCCTGGGAGGCAGCGACTGGACACCACAGCCCTTTGTACGCCAGCTCCGAGGACTCCGGCACAAGCATTCACCACAACATAGTAAGAACCAAACGGACGCCGCTTAAAATATGTGTtagtgtgacaaaaaaaaaacaaaaaaaaaacggagctTTCAAATTTagagaaactgaacaaaaacttgATAGTTTGAGAATTATTCAGATTATAGGGAAACTTCTCCCTGGGGATAAAGTCTAGAGACGGGGAcatgctccatgttttccatctcGGTTTTATCCTGAGGTCGTTCTGGtggagcttggactaaagtttggGGTCATTATCTTGATGTAGGATTAAGCCAACGATGCCAGAGGACACTGATGTTGTTCTAAAACCTTTGGCCGGTGGTGTACGTACCGTACTGCAGAATGCTGACattttggtttgatttattGGAAAAATGACGTTCAGACCTCGCTCTGTGCCAAGGTTCAGCTCAGATTATCTGACACTAACTCACAGATTCCTCCGGCATGACCCAGTTAATATCAAACACACCTGATAGTTTGATATTAACTGAAATTTTACAgtgtgaaaaatggaaaaaaagattttttttatgtgaggaGTCGCATCCCAGTCATAAAATGTTTGACCTCATAACCTCAGACAGGACGAGAATCTAGTGACACTCTTGTTGTCTCAGTCTGAAGTATCACATAGTGACAGCAGGTTGTTTTTACATTCAATGATCCACGACCTGAcgaggtattattattattattattaggtattttagatattttcctgctgtttttccatcttGTTGTGTGTGAAATAGGTTAAACCCTCATTGAAATACATGTAGTCAAGTGTAGGACATTAAAAGACTTTTTAACgtcattttaaattttcattaagaaaattaagattaatgaatttaaccTATATGGTTCTTTGAACATAAGTAACTAATGTAAATATGTGTATTGTAGAACATAAGATGATTCAGACACTTTAGGAAACTTCTTCTTCATCTAATAAACCAGTTAAGCAGATtcgacctgagaatgtttccttgatctataaaccacatgcttctaaaccagaggtcttcaacagggggtccgcagaggaactgcaggagggtcgcaaaatctttggttgattagacctttttatatatatatatcagtacAGCCACCCTAAAACTGCACgtgcttgaaataaaaaaataataatatttgaacctgtgcttaatattgaatgcaaaatgacaataataatgtatatttataaatagcactagtttaatatagaacatatatagtaggtgcttggcctgaaaaacgttgaagacctttgCTCTAAACATCACTGAGAAGCACAGGgacttaattaaaaatgtattgaattaCTTTCAAACATGATTCATATTGGATTAACAAGGAGAATGTTAAAACTCCTCTGGTCCGACTTCAGGAAGAAAACTCAATGCGACACAGGCTCCCAACAAACGATTCACAAACTAAACACCGATCACCTTGTAGAACTCGGCCGATCTGATAAATCGTCTCTGTCCTTTCCCCCCTAGAACTCTTCGCTGTCCCACTGGTTGTCTCTGGGGGCTCCGGCTGAGAAGCTGCTGCTCGGTTTCTCCACCTATGGACGAACCTTTCGTCTAAGCGGCGGTGCTAACGGTCTGGGAGCCCCCGCCAACGGCCCCACAGAGGCTGGAGCCTTCACTCGCACCGAGGGATTCTGGTCCTATTACGAGGTGCGTCTCATTCGTTCACTTAAacattaattaaacataaagGCGTCTTTTTTATTCACGTTTTCAGTAAACACGGGGGAATAACTCGACTCCGATCCTCGTGTTGTCTGatctgaatttatttatgtttccagATCTGTAACTACATCAACAGTGCGACTGTGGGGTGGATCTCTGAGCAGGAGGTTCCTTATGCCACCTACGCCAGCTCCTGGGTGGGATACGACGACAAACGCAGTTTCTCTTCCAAGGTAAACAGGAGCTCTGTTTCTACCTGAAACCTCAAACACGACGTCTCTCGTCTCTGTAGAAGTGTAGCTGCTCATGTCTGAATCTTCTCTGCAGGTCCAGTGGTTGACTGCCCACAGTCTGGGGGGGGCTCACGTCTGGACCCTGGACATGGATGACTTCGGCGGATCCTTCTGCTCAGACGGAGCGTTTCCTCTCGTCAACCATCTCAGGACGTCGCTGGGTAAATAAATACTGTGGTCTGGCTACGTCTGATCTCTGGCTTTGTTTTTGCCATGAAATTGATTCTCGAGCCCTAATGGGGACAAAAGTGTTGATTTCAGTTTGAATAATTtagctgtttttgtgctgttcACCGTCATATTTGGCAaagctgtgcatttttttgatacattttgatatttcaaacaaaaatcCCATAATactccatttttacactgtgtaacctAAATTGTTACGTTATTTTCATTAAAGGACAAAGATGTCCTCTTTAAAATAGCACACGTTAGGTTAGTATTTCCTtctacgtgtttttttttttttaaacataaatctTTAAATTCACTTTGGTCCTTATCATAAATACAAGTAtgattttctgacttttaacactttatatgccagtgtttttaaaaaacacacacacaaaaaacacacaaaaatcgAGACATTTGCAataatttaaatgcaaagtggatcaTTAGAGCCTTGTACATGgattttcagtgagttttaatctgagttgttttgtttttctaaaaaataatataaaatataaatatatataataaaaatcattgttgctactaatcattgaCATGTCCGAGGCTCTAATAACCCCCCagagaaaaatccactttgcatttagattattaaaaatattaaaatttttgtgtttttttttttttttttacaaaaatgttgTGACACCATCACAAActctggcatataaagggttaaaagtcaaaaatgaaTCAGACTTTGGCGTTTCTGATTAGTTCCAAAGTGAATTCAAAGATTTATCTATGTTCCTTAACGGTACATTCCTATCATTCCTAGTTGATTGCATTTAATTAACCTTTTCCAGTTTCTGGGTTA
This genomic window contains:
- the chia.1 gene encoding chitinase, acidic.1 isoform X2, which encodes MWKNLLTDCKMGKLLTALGILLILQIASSTKLVCHMTNWAQYRPGAAKFTPDNIDPFLCTHIVYAQASINSLNQISTVERNDEQQYGRLNGLKRVNPVLKTLLSVGGTVNGLNPFTAVVAKAEGRATFIKSAISFLRTHNFDGLNLAWNHPGHNGSPEDDKQSFTLLVTELFEAFRDEARENRRTPLLLSASVGSLIPTIDKAYEVDKIVSALDFINVMNFDFHGSWEAATGHHSPLYASSEDSGTSIHHNINSSLSHWLSLGAPAEKLLLGFSTYGRTFRLSGGANGLGAPANGPTEAGAFTRTEGFWSYYEICNYINSATVGWISEQEVPYATYASSWVGYDDKRSFSSKVQWLTAHSLGGAHVWTLDMDDFGGSFCSDGAFPLVNHLRTSLGFGPKPTTAPAAPRVREAASTFCVGRPNGLYVNTADRNTFFQCSNGYTYLFHCQLGLVYSDICKCCDWP
- the chia.1 gene encoding chitinase, acidic.1 isoform X1; its protein translation is MFHLLSFTLTCSVIFVPALGILLILQIASSTKLVCHMTNWAQYRPGAAKFTPDNIDPFLCTHIVYAQASINSLNQISTVERNDEQQYGRLNGLKRVNPVLKTLLSVGGTVNGLNPFTAVVAKAEGRATFIKSAISFLRTHNFDGLNLAWNHPGHNGSPEDDKQSFTLLVTELFEAFRDEARENRRTPLLLSASVGSLIPTIDKAYEVDKIVSALDFINVMNFDFHGSWEAATGHHSPLYASSEDSGTSIHHNINSSLSHWLSLGAPAEKLLLGFSTYGRTFRLSGGANGLGAPANGPTEAGAFTRTEGFWSYYEICNYINSATVGWISEQEVPYATYASSWVGYDDKRSFSSKVQWLTAHSLGGAHVWTLDMDDFGGSFCSDGAFPLVNHLRTSLGFGPKPTTAPAAPRVREAASTFCVGRPNGLYVNTADRNTFFQCSNGYTYLFHCQLGLVYSDICKCCDWP